CTCCCAGAACGATCCGCGATTGAAGGGTGAAGTCGTTGAAATGGTGGAAGGCATTCATGACCTCTCCATTTCTTTCAAACCGTACGACAGTGACGCGGTGATCAAGGTGACGACGGAGAGGCACCGGTCTGAAACGCTTCATCACAAGAAAATTGAAATCATCCTGCCGATCGATCGCTTTTTTTGCGTCCCCTTAAATAGGAATGATTGCACTGAGGAATGAGGCGAAATGAAACGGATCGGTCCGTCAATTCCCGGAAAAATTAAAGGAACCTGATGTTCTTTAAAGCCGGTTATAGTGCCCCCACACCAGACTGGACCAACAATAAAAGGTAACGGCCTGTGCCTCACATCCGCCGCCAGGAGAATCGGAGCAGGGTGTGCTGGAGCACGGCCTATAGTGACCTCGCACTGGACTGGACCGGCCACGAGCCGTCGATTTGGTCTGCAAAAGGGGGTGCGAGATGGAAGAAAGAGTAGTTAAGCCGGTTCGAGGGCAAACATGAACGGCCAATCGTAAAAGCTCGATCGTGCTGGAGATTCTCAAAGGCCACAAAACCATCGTGGGTGTGGCACGCGAGCAGGATGTCAACCGGACAACCCCCAACTCTGCTCTAATGCCCAAGAAAATCCACTTGCGACCACATCGAAACCCGACGATCAACGGCGCATCTGAATAATGGACCGTCGAAGGGCCGAATTTCCAGGCAACCGGCACGGAAGCCTCGTGTAGGGGCAGGCCCCGTGCCTGCCCCCTTGGCCCCCGTGCCTGCCCCAATCAGGGGCAGCCACAGGGAGCTACCCCCAACATGATCCGGACAGACAAGCCAAGAGCAGCGTGGTCAGAATAACGCACATTTTGGTCGTGATTCATTGGGGTCGTTACCGTGGCCGTGCTCCCACGGGAAGGCCGTGCCGAGCGCCTCCACAAGGGTTTTTCCCGACGCGCTAGGCCTTGGCCAAGAGATTCGCCAGGCGCTGTTTTTCGGCAGCGGCTTTGTTCCAATCGGCCACGGCGCCGTCGAAAAAGAGCCTCGCCCATTCCTGGTAAACGGAATCCAGGCTTTTGGGAAAGGCAGCCCCGTCGGCAGCCATAAGGCGACTGATGCCGTCCCAGTCGGGCAGGCTTTCCCCATTTCGGCCCAAGGCTTGGTGCAGGGCCAGCAGGCGTCCCTCCTGGTTGATCATGATGCCTTCCTGTTCGCCAAAGGCAGCCGTGGGCAGCACCACGTGAGCCCATTGGGCCGCGGGGCCGAGAAGGTTGTCCTGCAGCACGAGAAAATCCAACCGACTCAAAGATTCCCAAACCTGAGGCAATCCTTCTTGCCAGAGCGCACTGTCTTGCAGGAGGAGGGCTCGAAAGTGACCTTCTTGAAGGGCTTCCGGCACGTCGAGGGCGGGACACTGAGGAATCGACGCACCGTCCCACAGTTCTCGAAGCCTGGCCACGGCCTCGGCATCTTCGAAAGATACACGCCCGGGAAGCATCTTCGGGTTCATGCCCACAAGGCAGGCTCCCACAGCATTGGCATAGGGGGCGGCAAGAAAGAGACCCGATCCATCTTTTTTGGCATGTTCCTTCATGATTGAGACCAGGGCTTGGACCGCCTTGATGGCATGATCAATTTCCGGTTCACTCAGCCCTTCCAAGGCCGCCAGGTCTAGAACCACCGCCACACCGCCCACTGCGCTCATGCCGCGCACCACGCCTTCCAGCGCATTCTTTTCGACGGCTTCCAATGGAGCGGCGCGAAGGGCCTCAAGGATCTCTTCTCCGAGAGTTTCCTTCAGCAGGTCTACGGCCTTTTCACCGATTTTTTCCGCGTACTGCATGGCCAAAGACGCCAAGAGTTGCGGCCAGTTTTTCGCTTGGGCCCCGCAGTCTACGGCGGCCATGGCTCGCAGAGATTCCGGCAACTGGCCAAGGCTCCACAACGGCGTTCGTCCGCTGCGCACCGATCGACGCACGGCCGTCACCGTCACCGGATTGGTCTCTTCCATGCGTTCTCCAATGAGAAGAATGCCCTGCGCCTGAGCCAAGTCACTCATGGGATGGACCACAGAGGGTCTTTCGGTGGGAATCAGGGCGTGGCGCAAAGCGGCTTCCGCAGTCTTTCGGCCTAGGGTGTCCACATAGGGCGTGCCGAATCGCGTGCGCATCCACTTTTGGAGAAGGTAAAGTCCTTCACAGGTGTATCGAGGCGATCCCAAGGCACCCACCGATGTCAAGCCATGTTTTTGCGCCACCGCTCGAAGTCCCTGCACGGCGGCTTCCACGGCTCGCCCCCAGGACACTTCCTTGAGTTCGCCGTTTTCCCGCACCATAGGGCGCGTCGCCCTTTGGCCACGCCAATGGTCGTCATAGGCTCGAAAGCGGCCCCTGCGGCATGTGGACGCTCGGTTGGGAACGGTATCCCGCCCGTCGGCAATCCACACCAACCGTTGCCCCTTGACCTTCAGGTCCAGTTCGCAACCGTATCCGCAATGAATGCAGTGCGTGGGCACGGAAGTCCAGTCCAGGCGTTCCACGGGCCGGCCTTGACGCCGTTCCATGAGGGCCCCTGTGGGGCACAAGTCCACACAGAGGCCGCAAGAGACGCATTTGGCGTTGAACCTGGGCCAATCTTTGAAGTCGATGGCGTCGCTGCACTGAAAGGTCTGGCAGGCCACGTAACAGCGTTCGCAGCGAATGCACTTGTTGGGGTCCAGGGCGATGACGGGATGCGTGTCAATGGCGGCCACCCGCTGAAAGTGGATTTTTTTGCTGGGTTGTTCCCGCCAATCCACCTGGAATTCGTTCATGAGTTCCCGCAGGCGGCAGTCAAAAGCAGCGCTACAGCCGCACACCAAGCATCGTTCGGCTTCCCTATGGGCCTTCGCTTCATCGAAGCCCAATTCCACTTCCACGAAGTTTTTCACTCTTTGAGAGACTTCCAGTTCCGGCATGCGTTCCCGCGGTATGACCTTGTAGACTCCGAAGGGTTCCTTGTCGATCTGGTCCAGATTTCCCTTGCTGATGTTGAAATGCAGGGGTTCGGGTTCCACGCGGCCCGTCTGGAAAAAGCGGTTCAGTGAATAGGCGGCCTTACGGCCGTCCGCCAGGGCCGCCACCACGGTCATGGGGCCGCGGAACAAATCGCCACCGACGAAAACCATTTCCGCGCCCGTGTGCATGCTGCGTGGATCCCCCCCGATGGTGCTCCACCGCGTGACGGGAATCTTCTCCATGCTCGGGTCCTGGTCTGGCGTGAGCAGCACTGGGTATTGGCCAATGGCGCTGATGACCTGATCGGCGTCCAGAAGGGTTTCCGAGCCTTCCACAGGCACCGGGCGCCGACGTCCGCTGGCATCGGGTTCTCCCAGTTCCATGCGAATAAATTCCAGCTGCTGCGCTCGGCCGTTGTCCCCCAGAACACGGGTGGGCGCGGCCAGTAGATGGATTTCCACGCCTTCGGCTTCCGCGGCTTCAATTTCCTCGTGGCTTGCGGGCATTTCCTTTCGAGATCGCCGATAGAGAATGGTGACCTTTTCCGCACCGAGCCGTAGAGCGGACCGGGCCGCATCGATGGCCACGTTGCCGCCCCCGATGACCACCACGCGTCGGCCCACCTTGACCGGTCTGCCAGCGGCGATGTTTTCCAGAAAATCCACCCCGCTTTCCACGCCTTCCAGTTCTTCGCCCACAATGCCCAGTTTCCGGCTGGCCCAGGCGCCGATGGCAAGAAAGATGGCGCCAAAGCCTTCCTTTTTGAGATCATCCAGCGTGAAGTCTCGGCCCCAGACCACGCCCGTGCGCACGTGAACGCCCAGGCTCAAAATACCCTCAATCTCCCAGTCGAGAATTTTTTTGGGCAGTCGGTATTCGGGAATGCCGTAACGAAGCATGCCCCCCAATTTTTCTCGAGCTTCAAAAATGGTCACGCCATGCCCCAGTGCTCTGAGGTAGTAGGCGGCACTCAACCCCGCCGGACCTCCTCCGACCACCGCCACATGATGTCCCGTGTCCGGAGGCACCTGAGGAAGAATGCGCACGCCAGATTTTATTTCAAAGTCCGCCAAAAACCGTTTGCAGTGATTGATGTTGACCGGTTCATCCACCAAATGCCGGCGGCAAGCGCTTTCGCACGGATGAGGGCAGACGCGGCCGATGGTGGCCGGCATGGGAATCTTTTCTTTAATGAGCCGCACGGCTTCCAGGTATTCCCCGTGGCGAAGCAGCGCCAGGTAGCCTTGAATATCCACGTTGGCCGGGCAGGTCACCGAACACGGGGCGACACAGTCGCCGTAATGGGTATCCAGAAGCAATTCGAGAAGGAGTTTTCGTGTCTGGGCCAGGTCACTGCCGGACGTGCGGATGATCATGCCGTCGCGCACGGGGGTGCTGCAGGCCGCTTTAAACTGTTTTTCTCCTTCCACGGCCACGACGCACAGCCGGCAGTTTTCCAAAGGGCGCAGCAGGTGGGTGTAGCACAGCGTGGGAATGTGGATCCCTTCGCGCTTGGCCACGTCCAAAATGGTGCTGCCTTCCTGAGCTTGCACCGTCTTTCCATCCAATGTGACCGTCACCGTCTTCGCCATAGAAGCCCTCCGCAGCACAGTGGAATCATCATTCCTTGACATTTTTTGTTTTTCCTGGCCATGCCCGACATCGAGACGGCACCGGCCTTGAGCCACACGGCATTGCAGCGAAAAAGAACACGCAAAGGCAAGGGAACTTTACGGAACAGCAGCGGGAGCCTCAGCGGGAGCGGAACGCGGTGCCGAGAATGGGACGCCGCGGGACCCAGGTCAGGATTCCCGTTTAAGCAGCAATTCGATATTGTGGCGCAGTGCTTGTGGATCCACCGGCTTTTCCATGAAAATGTCGGCGGCAATCCAGTCCAGATCGTCCTCGACAGAGCGCGTGTAGCCTTTTTCCGATTCGGGTTGCGCCGAGACGATGATGATGGGAAGCTTGCGCAGTGCCTCGTTCTGCCGCAGTTTCACGGCAAAGTTCAACCCTTCATCCACGGTGGCCATCATGATGTCCAAGACCAGCAGATCGGGCTGTTCCTCTTCAATGAGTCGAAGGCCGTCCTGGGTGTTGCTCGCCGTCAGAACGTCATAGCCGAACCGGCGGAGAATAGCCCCCGTGATCTCGAGAAAACTCGGATCGTCATCAATGATCATTATACGTTTCCCGCTCATTCATTCACCCTCCCCTTGCGATAGCGACTCAGCGTGTGCTCCCATCCCCGGTGGCACGTCCATCACAAAGGCGACGCCTTTGCCTTGTGCACTTTCCACCCAAATACGTCCTCCATGCCGTTCCACCAGGGTCTTGGTGATAAAGAGCCCCAGGCCGGTGCCTCGCGTGGCCGAACGGCGTGCGGACGGCAGGCGTTGAAACTTGCGAAACAGCCGCCCCTGCTCCTCTTCGGAAAGACCCGGTCCCGAGTTCCAGACTTTGAGGCGAAGCCACCCTGTAGACGTGACGGCGGCATTGACGAGGAGGCGTCCCTGAGGTTCTCCATATTTGACGGCGTTGCTCAATAGATTGGTCATCACGCCGCGAAAGAGTTCCGGATCCAGAGTCCAGGCCAGTCCCGGGGGAACATCCACTTCCACGCGAAGCCCCTTTTCCTGCATGCTGGGTTCCAGGGCCGAAAGCACGGGCGCGACAATCTCTTGGTCCAACCTCACCCTTCTGGGCCGCACGGGCAACTCATCCTTTTCAATCCGGGAAAGATCCAGATAGTGTCGAATCATTTCCATAGACTGATTCAGATTGTTGCAAATGGCCTCCACCATCCTCTTCTGTTCGTCACGCAAAGGGCCAAAAATTTCCTGTCTCAACGCATTGGCGCTCATGTAGCCGTTGGCGATGGGCGATTTCAATTCATGGGTGACGAAACTGAGCATTTCCAAATAATACCGGTTGAGGCGTTCCAGTTGACGGTTGGCGGCGTTCAAATTTTCGTTGGTCTGCATCAAAGCGTCCATGTGGGCTTTTAATTCGCTGAGGTCGTGAAAGAAGCCCACAACGGAGTAGGTGTCGCCTCCTTCCGGAAGCAGGGTGGCCGAAAGCCGAACGGGAAGCATGCGCCCGTCTTTGGTGCGCACCGTGACGTTGTAGTCCACCAAAACACCCGGGCCTCCATAGTCGTCGCTCAGGAGCGCCTTCTTAATCGCCGACGTTTCGCCCTGGGGATAAAAGTCGCGCACGTTCATCCGGAAGAGGGCTTCCGAGACTTTATAGCCCAAAAGCCGCTCGGCGCCCGAATTGAACAAGATGACGCGGCCCGAGGCGTCGTTGGCCACGATGCCGTCGGGGCAGGCGGCCAACAGCCGTTCTTCGAATTCGTAACGGTTTTTCAGCCGATCCTGATACGAACGAATCTCACTGGCCATAAAATGAAAGCTGTAGAGCAGCCGAATGAGTTCGTTGTCCCCGACTTCATCGGGAACGCGACACTCCGTGCACAGAGGATGGGGCGCCTGGTGCGCGCTTTTTTCTTCCGCCTTTCGCCATGGGAAAAGGGCCTCGGTGCCGGATTGGGTCAGATGCGGACACATACCCGGCGCCGGCACTTCGAGGTCCCAGGTGCCCGCCGCCGAAACAGGCCGGCACAAGGGGTTCACGTCCACGCTCTTCAAGACATCGTGCATGCGCCCTTGCGCCAGCAACTGGGTCATTTCCAAAAGCCGTTGTACGGGGTGTGTGATGCGGGCCGTGAACCATCGGCTGATGAAGTACCCTGCAATGAGAATCAACGCCGTGGTGAGGAGCAGGGTCTGCAGCAACCGCTCGCGCATCGGCTTCATGAGCGGGTCGTGCACACCCAAGCGCACCACCAGAGGGGTTTTGGCGTCGGGTGGCGCCACCGTGAGCACCAGCTCGTACAAGGGGGTTCCGTTCCCTTTGGACCGAGTGAGTTCCATGCCCTTTGCGCGACGCCGAACTTCCCATTGCCGAGAAGGATCGTCCTGAAGCGATCCTGAAGCAAATAGAAGCGTGCCTTGCGCGTCTTCCAAGCGCAGAGCATGAAACCCTGGGTAAAAGATGATCTGTTCGTGAAGCCGTGTTCCCAGTTCCTTGGGTGCGGTGCGGCGCGGCGCGGCTTCCAACCATTGGTGCAGGTTTTCACCCAGAGCCTGCAGTTGATCTTCCACCCGCTCTTCCATGGCCGGAAGGATGGACATGCGGATGCCCAACCAGGCGGCAAGAGCCACGGAAAAGATCATGGTGAGCGAAACCACGCTGATGGTCGTCTTGAACTTCAGCCGTTCCAGAAACTCCATGGGCACCCGTTCCGCAGACAGGGTTCGCGTCGCGCTTCAGCCAATGGTGCACTGCAGGACGGATCAGTATGTCCAAGCTATCACAAACGGACCGCCCTGTCACACCCCTTTTGCACTGAAAAGCCGTGCCGGCTATGGATGCAGAACGGAAGGAAGCCATAGCGTGAGCGGCGACCATAGGGAGATGAGCACCAAGTCCAGCAGGAGCACAAGGAGCAAAGGCCCGACTCGGGTGATCACCTTTTCCAGGCGGCATTGGGCGAGGGTGCACGACACAACCAGACAGATGCCCAAAGGAGGGGTGAGCATGCCGATGGCCAGGTTCACCACCACGATAACACCCAATTGGGTGAGGTCCACGCCCATTGTGGGGACCAAGGGAAGGATCACGGGAACGAGCAGAATAAGGGATGCTGTGGTTTCCACAAAGGTGCCGGCCAAAAGAAGCAGGGCGTTGACGAGCATCAAAAGGGTTGTGGGGTGTGTGGTGACGGCCAGAAGGCCTTCGGCCAGTCGAGCTGGAATGTCCTCGATGGCCATAAACCAGCTGAAAATGGAAGCCGTGGCGATGATGAAAAGGACCAGGCTCGCCGTGATGGCCGATCGCGTGAACAGCCCCGGAAGATCTTTCCAGTGCAATTCCCGATGCACCCACAGTCCTACAATAAGGGCGTAAAAGGTCGCTGCGGCCGCCGATTCCGTGGCCGTAAAGACGCCGCTCAAAATACCGCCGAGAATCACCACCGGGGCACCCAGGGCCCATTTGGCGTCCCAGGTGCATTGGGCCAGCCGCCGCCAGGAAAAGGCCACCACCGTGCTGTATCGATGCTTCCAGGAAAGAGCTGTGGAGATGGCCATGAGACTCAAACCCATGAGGACACCCGGCAGAATGCCCGCGGCAAAGAGCTTTCCGATGGAGGCTCCGGTGAGAAAACCGAAAATAATCATAGGAATGCTCGGCGGAATCACCACCCCGATGGACCCTCCCGCCGCCTGCACCGCCGCAGCAAACCCCTTATCATAACCGCGACGAATCATGGACGGAATGAGAATGGCGCCCACGGCGGCTGTATCCGCCGCCGCCGAACCCGAAATACCGGCGAAGAACATGGCGGAAACGACGGCTACGGCGGCAAGGCCTCCGGGAAGCCAACCCACGATGGATTCCGCCAGCTGCACCACCCGCCTCGAAATGCCTCCCGCTTCCATGATCGCTCCCGCGCACATGAAAAGGGGAACCGCCATGAGTGGAAAGGAATCCACGCCGGCGTACAGCCTCTGAATGACCATCATGAGCGGCAAATCGCCGTGAAGCCAGAGAGCCGCCAGGGACGCCATGCCGATGGCCAGGGCAATGGGCATGTTGGCGAGAAAGAGCAGCATCAAGGTCACGAAGAGAACCATGGGTAGCATGGCCGGGCTCCAAGATCCATTCCGTTCAGGAAAAATTCTGAAACCCCCGGTTCACGAAAATGCCGTTCCGAAAGATTATGCAGAATGGCCTTCATTTGTGAAAGCGGAGGTCCGCCTTTCTAACCCAAGGCTTGCGGCATGAATGCAAAAGATGACGCCGCTCAGGGGAATCACCATGTAAGGAACTCCCATGGGAAGCCCCAAAGCGGGCGTCTTTTGATGTGCAATGAAGCCAATGAATTGAACGCCAAAGGTGATGAGCACGAGAAAAAAGAGGCAGGAAGCGGCGAGCAAAAGGCGTTCCAGGTTCCGTTGTATGTCTGGACCTAACCGGCGCACGACCACATCGATGCCCACATGGGCCTTTCTGCGATAGGCGACGGTAGCCCCCAAAAAGGTGATCCAGACCAGAAGGATTCTTCCCACTTCTTCGGACCAGAAAAGAGAATGGTTCAAAACGTATCGAAAAAACACCTGAAGACCGGTGACCAGGGCCATCAGCATGGCCAGGATGCCGGTGGTGATTTCCACTCCACGGTTGAGGCGCCGGCTCAAGGTGTGCACCCAGCTCATGGCTCTTTCGACTCCTATTGACCTCGAATCTTGGCCACGGCGTCCAGGAAAATCTGCAGCATCTCCTGAACCTTTGGGTCCTTGTAGATCTCCAGATCTTTGAGAACCGCGGCTTTGGCTCGAAAGGAAGCTAGATCCGGCGCTTCGTCCACCATCATGCCCGCGGCCTTGATTTTGGCCAGAAAGTCCGCTTCATTGTCCCGGTTCCATTGCCTCTGATAGGCTGCCGCGTCCTTCATCGCTTGGGCGATCATGTCCTGGTCTTCGGCCGCAAGGCTATGGAACCATTGCAGGTTAGCCACATCGATGTGGGCGGAATAGACGTGTCCTGTGAGGGTCATATATTTTTGCACTTCATAGAGCTTGTAGTTCCAGATGACCCACAGTGGGTTTTCCTGCGCGTCGATGGTTCCTTGCTGCAATTCCGTATAGATGGGCCAACCCATGGGGGTTGGATTGGCTCCCAGCACGCGCCACAGCTCCTTGTGCAGAACCGATTCCATGACGCGAATCTTCAATCCCTTGACGTCCTCCACGCGATGTACAGGGCGGACATTGTTGGTGAGGTGGCGAAAGCCGTTTTCCGAAAAAGCCAGCCCTTTGAAGCGTGCCCTTTCCAGAGCCT
The Desulfosoma caldarium genome window above contains:
- a CDS encoding FAD-dependent oxidoreductase, whose protein sequence is MAKTVTVTLDGKTVQAQEGSTILDVAKREGIHIPTLCYTHLLRPLENCRLCVVAVEGEKQFKAACSTPVRDGMIIRTSGSDLAQTRKLLLELLLDTHYGDCVAPCSVTCPANVDIQGYLALLRHGEYLEAVRLIKEKIPMPATIGRVCPHPCESACRRHLVDEPVNINHCKRFLADFEIKSGVRILPQVPPDTGHHVAVVGGGPAGLSAAYYLRALGHGVTIFEAREKLGGMLRYGIPEYRLPKKILDWEIEGILSLGVHVRTGVVWGRDFTLDDLKKEGFGAIFLAIGAWASRKLGIVGEELEGVESGVDFLENIAAGRPVKVGRRVVVIGGGNVAIDAARSALRLGAEKVTILYRRSRKEMPASHEEIEAAEAEGVEIHLLAAPTRVLGDNGRAQQLEFIRMELGEPDASGRRRPVPVEGSETLLDADQVISAIGQYPVLLTPDQDPSMEKIPVTRWSTIGGDPRSMHTGAEMVFVGGDLFRGPMTVVAALADGRKAAYSLNRFFQTGRVEPEPLHFNISKGNLDQIDKEPFGVYKVIPRERMPELEVSQRVKNFVEVELGFDEAKAHREAERCLVCGCSAAFDCRLRELMNEFQVDWREQPSKKIHFQRVAAIDTHPVIALDPNKCIRCERCYVACQTFQCSDAIDFKDWPRFNAKCVSCGLCVDLCPTGALMERRQGRPVERLDWTSVPTHCIHCGYGCELDLKVKGQRLVWIADGRDTVPNRASTCRRGRFRAYDDHWRGQRATRPMVRENGELKEVSWGRAVEAAVQGLRAVAQKHGLTSVGALGSPRYTCEGLYLLQKWMRTRFGTPYVDTLGRKTAEAALRHALIPTERPSVVHPMSDLAQAQGILLIGERMEETNPVTVTAVRRSVRSGRTPLWSLGQLPESLRAMAAVDCGAQAKNWPQLLASLAMQYAEKIGEKAVDLLKETLGEEILEALRAAPLEAVEKNALEGVVRGMSAVGGVAVVLDLAALEGLSEPEIDHAIKAVQALVSIMKEHAKKDGSGLFLAAPYANAVGACLVGMNPKMLPGRVSFEDAEAVARLRELWDGASIPQCPALDVPEALQEGHFRALLLQDSALWQEGLPQVWESLSRLDFLVLQDNLLGPAAQWAHVVLPTAAFGEQEGIMINQEGRLLALHQALGRNGESLPDWDGISRLMAADGAAFPKSLDSVYQEWARLFFDGAVADWNKAAAEKQRLANLLAKA
- a CDS encoding response regulator, with the translated sequence MSGKRIMIIDDDPSFLEITGAILRRFGYDVLTASNTQDGLRLIEEEQPDLLVLDIMMATVDEGLNFAVKLRQNEALRKLPIIIVSAQPESEKGYTRSVEDDLDWIAADIFMEKPVDPQALRHNIELLLKRES
- a CDS encoding PAS domain-containing sensor histidine kinase; translation: MEFLERLKFKTTISVVSLTMIFSVALAAWLGIRMSILPAMEERVEDQLQALGENLHQWLEAAPRRTAPKELGTRLHEQIIFYPGFHALRLEDAQGTLLFASGSLQDDPSRQWEVRRRAKGMELTRSKGNGTPLYELVLTVAPPDAKTPLVVRLGVHDPLMKPMRERLLQTLLLTTALILIAGYFISRWFTARITHPVQRLLEMTQLLAQGRMHDVLKSVDVNPLCRPVSAAGTWDLEVPAPGMCPHLTQSGTEALFPWRKAEEKSAHQAPHPLCTECRVPDEVGDNELIRLLYSFHFMASEIRSYQDRLKNRYEFEERLLAACPDGIVANDASGRVILFNSGAERLLGYKVSEALFRMNVRDFYPQGETSAIKKALLSDDYGGPGVLVDYNVTVRTKDGRMLPVRLSATLLPEGGDTYSVVGFFHDLSELKAHMDALMQTNENLNAANRQLERLNRYYLEMLSFVTHELKSPIANGYMSANALRQEIFGPLRDEQKRMVEAICNNLNQSMEMIRHYLDLSRIEKDELPVRPRRVRLDQEIVAPVLSALEPSMQEKGLRVEVDVPPGLAWTLDPELFRGVMTNLLSNAVKYGEPQGRLLVNAAVTSTGWLRLKVWNSGPGLSEEEQGRLFRKFQRLPSARRSATRGTGLGLFITKTLVERHGGRIWVESAQGKGVAFVMDVPPGMGAHAESLSQGEGE
- a CDS encoding TRAP transporter large permease translates to MLPMVLFVTLMLLFLANMPIALAIGMASLAALWLHGDLPLMMVIQRLYAGVDSFPLMAVPLFMCAGAIMEAGGISRRVVQLAESIVGWLPGGLAAVAVVSAMFFAGISGSAAADTAAVGAILIPSMIRRGYDKGFAAAVQAAGGSIGVVIPPSIPMIIFGFLTGASIGKLFAAGILPGVLMGLSLMAISTALSWKHRYSTVVAFSWRRLAQCTWDAKWALGAPVVILGGILSGVFTATESAAAATFYALIVGLWVHRELHWKDLPGLFTRSAITASLVLFIIATASIFSWFMAIEDIPARLAEGLLAVTTHPTTLLMLVNALLLLAGTFVETTASLILLVPVILPLVPTMGVDLTQLGVIVVVNLAIGMLTPPLGICLVVSCTLAQCRLEKVITRVGPLLLVLLLDLVLISLWSPLTLWLPSVLHP
- a CDS encoding TRAP transporter small permease, whose protein sequence is MSWVHTLSRRLNRGVEITTGILAMLMALVTGLQVFFRYVLNHSLFWSEEVGRILLVWITFLGATVAYRRKAHVGIDVVVRRLGPDIQRNLERLLLAASCLFFLVLITFGVQFIGFIAHQKTPALGLPMGVPYMVIPLSGVIFCIHAASLGLERRTSAFTNEGHSA
- a CDS encoding TRAP transporter substrate-binding protein; amino-acid sequence: MTRRQAGLLVFLTVVFFGMATAHTWAGGVIKLGVVTKPGSAQNVCAEKFKELVESRSDYEVKIFHSASLGTETEILQQIQMNSVQMGIITSGPFDVFVPEARVIDYPFLFANSREVDAVLDGPAGQALLKALERARFKGLAFSENGFRHLTNNVRPVHRVEDVKGLKIRVMESVLHKELWRVLGANPTPMGWPIYTELQQGTIDAQENPLWVIWNYKLYEVQKYMTLTGHVYSAHIDVANLQWFHSLAAEDQDMIAQAMKDAAAYQRQWNRDNEADFLAKIKAAGMMVDEAPDLASFRAKAAVLKDLEIYKDPKVQEMLQIFLDAVAKIRGQ